The genomic region ACTAGACATGCTACCAAGTCCACATTATGGTAAACGCAAATATGACCACAATAACCGACATTTACACACTATAGCGTTCACACTTACAATCTCGCTGCATTCTGggcactcacacaaacagcagACACATACCACCACCAATGCTACATTATCGTAGACGTATAAGTTTATATATGTGACcgtgagaagatgagagagggaaatagcCTGCACACCGTATCCTCAGCATATTCGGTTTGAGTTGGACCTGTAAGTACATGATGAGTATCACTTCTCTTTCAGAACCCCAGTGAAAGTTACTGTATGTGATGCTAAAAAATGCCTCTGTTCCTGTAGAAATGTCTCTTTACCTGTTGCTGTTCCTGTTTCACCACCTCGGCTCCTTTGTTGAtacacatatattgcaatgCTGGCAACAAAGACAATTGCAATAACTACCACAATTGTTATGGAGGGAGTTTCTGAGAGTGTAGAAGGGAAGGGAACAGAAATGTCAATGCCTTAATCACTCCACCATggctgtatgcacactgtacaAATATACTATATTTGTTTATACACAAGATATACTTTAAATATTTCACATATGTATGTTCTCACCATAATGTATAATTagttttaatttaattataatTCATTATAATAGATTTGTTATTTCATTGTGGCAATTGTTATTTTCATTGTAATAAATAAATCCCATCTTCATTTTCTCAAGGCCTAATACACAACATCCTCTTCCTCGTCATCACTATGATCATTGTCACAATCACTAATAACAATACAAATATGCAATGGGAAGAACGCTTATTTGCAATCATTCTGCAATCATTCTGTTTCCACATTGTTTTGAACAATCAATCAGCACGTTTTTCATGCCGGGAATAAACCGTTTTGAATCAGTTTATTGCCCAAATTTCGTTTATGTCAATATTTCGTTTAACCTGTTTACAAGCAAGTAGAATGTCACATTTTGAGCATATTCCTGTTTACATATCAACATTATTCTGAATAAGTCAGCGACGCAGCCTACAAATAGGCTCCCAACATCATGACGTAAATCTCCGCTGGGGGAATTCCCTCTTTTGGCTGCATAATGGAACGTCTTCAGGGTCTTGTATTTGACTTGTTCGGGCGTACATCGATACAGCCTCATTAAGTTTTTTACAAATCTTTTTAAAAACCTTGCTATTACAACATTTTCTCCCGTCTATGAACTCCATGACATGTGCATGATTGCAAAACATAAGTTTGTCTCCTTGTCTTTCCATAATTAGGAAAGTGCATGAGAGACAATTCGTTCATTTTATCCTAATTCTGTACGAATTGAGCATGTGCAGGCCTACAACTTTCTTCCTTCTGGGAGCATATTCCGTTTAAGGTGTTTTCATGACCCAATATTCTGTTTAAAACAGGCATATGCTAGGGTGTGCAAACGGTTTATTAGTAAACCGAATGTGGCCTTTTTCAGTTTATTTCAATCAGAATAAGGTGTTTACAAGACACATATATTCGGTTTATTCCCAATAAAATGATTTGACACCGTTTATTGGCTGCATGGAAGCATGCTGAATGAAATGACTAAAATGAAATGAACAGCTCTGTTCTGTCTTCAGCTTACTGTCCCAGATGATGTGACTGCCATGGTTACACAGATGAATCCTGTGTCCGAACCTCTCTAACTTACTTGCATCACTTGAACACAGAGGTTTAATTCGCAAGGTAGCATGTTTCCAGCTGATTGGGTTGCTATAGTTACAGAGGACAACACCTCCTCTGACTGAGAGGGTGAGGGTGGAGTCAGTGGAGGCTCCTTCCTTTGGAGAGCAGCTGCTGCTGTTACAGGTGGAGGTCAGAGAGAGGTCACGACCTCTACAGATCACTGTCACATCACAGGAGTCACTGCTGGACCAGTTAGAGACAACAGACATGACAGGGGCCTCCACTGGAtctgaaacaaacaaatacacacacatgctcacactaaTTTTGAAAGATACATTTGCATTACAAGATACATTGATGATATAAATGTATTTGGTATCATACTGAAATGTGaccacaccaagacccctggcagttgggttagccccttgagccgtggatctgcccaaggtttcttccttggtaagggagtttttccttgcccctgttgctcttgggtgctccttgttggtgccccccacccaatcccaatcctccccacctttttatgcagcccttgccacttaatctactaaacccctcttctactgcactctttacccccattaatgcacaaataggctgacaccagacataatttcactgcatttcttacttccagtaactatatgcatgtgacaataaacttccttgtatccttgtatccttgtatcctctTACCCAGAACAGAGAGCTCGTAATTAATCAGAACGTCCCCCTCTGAAATGCTTATTATCTGTCCTCTGTAGGTTCCACTGTCATTCTTCTGCAAATTCTTCACCTCCAGAGAGAAGGTCTCATTATTGAACTCCACTCTGCCTTCAAGAAAGGATATTTTCAAATGGTTCTTAGCAGGAGAGTAGCTCATAATATTTTGTTCACCAAACTGCCACCTAATAATATCTACATGTCCTCTCTCTAGCTGCTGGTGAAATTCCAGAGTGATGGATCCTCCAGTTTGTCTGAACACAGAAGTAGGTGACCCAGCTGTGAAAAAGATTAAAAAGAGCTCCAGTTGTGAAATCTTTGAAATGGTGGAATTCACAAGAGACAGTTCAACAAGCACAGAGAGTCATATATCTTAGCACCATTCATGGACAGGAATGGGCAATAAGAGAGGGGTTTGGCCCTGGTGGCCGTTGGAGAGCATGGGATGAGGCTGCATGGGGATGCAATACTATTATATTGCACCACTAGTAGGTACTGCCGTGTAATAAGTGTACATGTATTTATGTAAAGTTAGAAGAAGAATGAAATAGGATGGCTTCGTATGTATACCTTTACTGCTTACAGTCCTCAGTAAACAACACAAACGCAAAAGCCACAACACATATGCAAAGTCACAACACgaaagcaaaagccacaacACATATGCAAAAAGGTCCCAACATGAATACAAAGTTTACAGCACAAAAACCCACAGCACAAATGCAAAAGCCACAGCTCGAAAACAAATTAATCCACCAGTCTGTTGTCAGTTGCTGAGGTTACTGCCTGCTCACATCGTCCCTCTCTGACTCACCCTACTGattttctatggagtttagatcagaaGACTGAGGTAGCAATGgcagaagcttgattttgtgtttttatttttatctattttgATTCATTGATCTGCTGAATtatccaatcatgaccaacttAAGCAGGGGCTCTGCTATGCACCCCAATGAGGTTCCTTATGCTTTTGaacagccccacaatatcaCAGACCCTTCACCATAATTATCATTAGCCATGGGGCTCTTTTCTGTAAGGTCGTTCTTATATGTACGCCAAACCCACTTACTGTAGAATGTTTCTTGCCAGGAACACAAATTCCATTCTATCTGTAGGCCAGGATTCCAGACAGTTATTGTAGCATTCAGTACATTCTTCCATTTACATTTGTAACTGAATGACAGGAAaggcttttacctggcatgccctctaaataatctattagcaggCGGGTCACTTTTCAAGATTTTTCTGGAGACTTGGTGACCCTTGTTTTTCACAAGGTTTGTCAGATTTCCAGTTGATTGCaaccttttatttattgttttacagtttttcttaattgctttaatgtttctgtcaactctgacatcacacttTCAAAACAATTAACACACAGGCCTTAACAGAAGTGCTCTAGCCAATAAGGCAATTTTGTTTGCAAAAGGCTCTAACAGtgacaaaacatttaaaacatgcaacaaaagcatttcatctatctataaagcaagaagcgtctgtgtgtgtgtgtcattgtggcACAAAGGtcgattttgaagatttttcaatgcatatttcaaaatatgcttATTTACGTAGGACATTTatcgctgcactgcactgtttctAAGGGGACCAGTTTCAGGGGAGCTCCACCCCATGTCTATTGTGTGGCTACAGTAGGTCTCACTTTGATGATAGTATGCAGactttgcaacaacacgccaacaaacacgggtataaaagtatgtgcaataaactgatgcttcgaatagcccagactactttggacttgagactttgactaaacaaacgacaattacgactgcaaggtcccaaattgaaatgaGCTAGACAACAAGTGGCTTGAGCGACGTCACTTCAGTATTAtccagtattcattattgaatgcttactgtagctggaatgatgtttccctatcatcagagccggacagtaacggagtacatttatttgagtacagtacttgagtacaattttgagggatctgttctttactcgagtatcatttttggggtgtactcatgactttactcaagtacatttgagaggcaaatattgtactctttactccactacatttctatccataaccgtgagtacctgttacttcttctaaaacaaaggaaaaaagaaaaatctcggaaaccctcaatttgttgtttccctctcaaacgtgattggattgtgcaggcgccactgattgggaaagcctatcagcaatcaccttcagctgtccgccaaagtcaactccatggtcagatttagataagagacaaaaccatggacgaaacaatggatgaagacgcagcaagtccatcccgggaatgtgccaacctgtggccccacctcgccagactatttcaattttctgaacaagttaatgatagttttaaacttcaagtgtttcaattacaaaatagtattttgtatttgaaatcgattttttatatacatgtattagaaatactgcccatccctggcaacatggtaaaaatatgaaaattacttgattttactttcaattccttttacattctccaaggtattaacattaacatttttcattactccatgtaggacgtttctgtacataaatgtaagcactgtggcagtaatgcaatatttagaaaatgtacttttgatactcaagtacttttaaaaacaagtacttcagtacttttacttaagtagacatctggctgttgtacttttacttgtacttgagtaaaatttagcaaagggtatctgtacttttactcaagtaatgaagctgtgtactctgtccgcctctgcctATCATCctaaagcaggcatacctgtgggcatgtaattgggctacgggttttcttcaggaatggcatgtttgaacgggcactgcactagttctTTCAAATAACACAAATTGTGTTCAAATCAGTGCATTCAGTAAATCATCACAaaatggacaacaaaatgcaaaacacagttttctgtgccATTTCTTGATACTTTATGTACTATCAGAAAAACtgtgaaaatgaaataaaattaattGTATTCAtgcctcccaagatgtaacagtcgtagggctgtattttgggctccagcgcatggcgtaaagctcgttattcacccgcgcaaagCTTAATTCgctattttgcacgtttattttttaaacattgcgcccaggggtgtggcgattaacaacctagggaggggactagcgcgttgtctaaaaatcgctatcatacaccacctaaacctggtcagaagtcaatggcgagttgttcatatgctattttaagagcgcatgtcaacggtcatattggcaggtgcacgcaccatccttctatcattcatgaacgcacaccagcgcacgtccatgcaaagcattacaaatgcacgattacaatgggaaacataattagaataaagatattacgaaatactgtacatctcatgatgagtagttattcaccatcatttgcaaattggtaatgacggttaaaagtgattaggggagaggcgagagacacgtatgtagcacagctgaagacgcactgtcacgagataagCAACTcatctgcaggataaatgttgttttattcagtcatttgagcaatattagggtaagtgttgttttttccagcctatgttttcgatggtaacccattacCAGTCagtagtgaaagtaactgcatataactgtcttcgttgactgacaccttggtgaagttatagtttcactttgccaatttgccaatgagttgccaatgagttcaaataatagacgagtgcaaatgcgtgaaggctatgctaggttttagtaatgcatggtttaagaatgactatttcatacggtctcgcaagcagcctccttcaaatgcgccgttgaatgccaaaataccgatgcatttatttgacatatcgcgcgttgtgccgttaaagggaatgagagatgtcattctcattggtttaaaatgatgttacgccccaaacacacccatatgactgattaaaaggaacaccttgttacgccatgcgctccacttttgataacaaaacccctcccaatgtgaactggacatcctactaaatttgaatagacttttgacgagtgacgatgcactttagaatgtcatgatagggcccattgACTTACAGTACAGTAAGCACCTACAGTACACCACCGAcaatacacattcatacattgAGTTGTGAGCGTAAAATCATGGCGAAGTactgtatgtacaaacaggccgcactgtcgtgggagctgaaaatgacaaattgtgtttttccgtgtcatgcatatgcattcataggagggtcaaggggaaagtgggagtttgcCATAAACAGATGGGAGGGGAAACTCAAAGAGTGCCTACCGTATTGGCCCGAATATagacaaggtttttttttttgctcaaaaTATTTCTGAAAAATTTGCGGCCTACAAAAAAACAGGAAAAGCCCGTATATGGCGCTGTATCGATATTTTGTAACAAGTGTTATAAATTAAGTGAGCAGCCACCAACCTTCTTCACAACAGTGTCACGAGCctgaatgatggagagagatcATCTCGAACAAAATGGTTCAAAAGTCAAGTTAACCAACAATTGAGAAGGAGCTTTGATGGAAATTTAAAAATCAAATGATTAACGCAATGGCTAGCCCAGAAAGACCGTCTTAAAATGCAAACAATCAAAATCCATGGTTCTAAAAGTGCCGCTTCCAACAGATTGATAGGAGATTGTTAGAATATGTGACTaaaaaacatactgtaactagatttaccgcagagcggtacaaaatatgaccgccgcccagtccagcacaaaaataagtcacgcttctcaaattgtgttcatttcctattttgttccttttttgtgtgtttgtaattgagtgtggttgttttttgtgtatatgtgttttgtgtgtgtgtgtgtgtatgtgtgtgtgtgtgtttgtgtgtgtgtgtgcttgtgtttgtgtatgtaggtgtgtttgtatgggtgcatgtgtgtgtatgtgtgtttatgt from Alosa alosa isolate M-15738 ecotype Scorff River chromosome 1, AALO_Geno_1.1, whole genome shotgun sequence harbors:
- the LOC125295241 gene encoding CD48 antigen-like; translated protein: MSYSPAKNHLKISFLEGRVEFNNETFSLEVKNLQKNDSGTYRGQIISISEGDVLINYELSVLDPVEAPVMSVVSNWSSSDSCDVTVICRGRDLSLTSTCNSSSCSPKEGASTDSTLTLSVRGGVVLCNYSNPISWKHATLRIKPLCSSDAKTPSITIVVVIAIVFVASIAIYVYQQRSRGGETGTATGPTQTEYAEDTVCRLFPSLIFSRSHI